The Bacillales bacterium DNA segment TAATCAATTTGACGCGATACACGTTGATCCCGACAGCTTTTGCGGCGCGGCTGTCATCGCGGATGGCCGTCAACTGATAACCGAAGCCGGATTTCACAATGCGCCAAATGATATAGAGTGTGACGATGACGACGATCAAGATCGTAAAGTAATACGGCATCTGGCTGTCCCATGACAGATTGATCAATCCCGATGGTTCCATGTGCAAAGGAACGCTGATGCCGTAGTCCCCGCCGGTATATTGGTCGAAGTATTTAAACAACACTTCCATTCCGATCGTGAACACGAAAGTGATCAAGGAGAAATAATGACCGGACAGACGGCAAATGAAGGCGCCGAGGATGAGCGCCAAAAGCGCCGCCACAACAAACCCGGCGGGAAACCCGAGCACGGCCGGCACGCCCCACTGCGTGAAGAAAGCGGTGACGTAGGCGCCGATACCGAAAAAAGCCGTATGGCCGAGCGACCACATCCCTCCCGATCCGCCTAACAA contains these protein-coding regions:
- a CDS encoding branched-chain amino acid ABC transporter permease — protein: LLGGSGGMWSLGHTAFFGIGAYVTAFFTQWGVPAVLGFPAGFVVAALLALILGAFICRLSGHYFSLITFVFTIGMEVLFKYFDQYTGGDYGISVPLHMEPSGLINLSWDSQMPYYFTILIVVIVTLYIIWRIVKSGFGYQLTAIRDDSRAAKAVGINVYRVKLITFVVSSGLAALAGTVYVTYYKLIDPNAAFGFNTALNPVVHSIAGGVGNIFGGILGATILVPLSSYLNSFGDQFPGLDRVVYGLILMIFILLLPKGILGLLKRDKRPVE